TCTCCCATATGCGAAAGGAGCGCTTTGATGTAGGCGGTCCCGCTCTTCGGCGGGGTGTCCCTGCCGTCGAGGAAGGCATGCACGTATACCCTGGAAAGTCCCCTTTCCCATGCCATACCGAGCAGCGCGTAGAGATGCAATATGTGGCTGTGCACCCCTCCGTCGGAAAGGAGCAGCATAAGGTGCAGGGTCGCGCCGCGCTCCTTTATGTCTGTGAGCGTGCTGTTAAGGGTCGGGTTCTCGAAAAAAGAGCCGTCCTGGACGGACTTGTTTATGCGGGTGAGGTCCTGGAATATGACACGTCCGGAGCCGAGGGTCAGGTGCCCGACCTCGGAGTTGCCCATCTGACCATCGGGCAATCCTACGGAGAGGCCGGAGGTATTAAGCTTAGTGGAAGGGTAGGTCTTAAGGAGCCTTGAGATGTTGGGGGTGTCCGCGAGTGCCGTCGCGTTAGCGTCCTTCTTCGGGTTTATGCCCCAGCCGTCCAGGACGATCAGCACGAGCGGCCTCATAGCCTTATCCCGCGACTGTTTCTTTTTCGGAGTTGACGGATGTGTCTCTACTCATGACGAGCGTATTCCAGTCGCCGCAGACGCGGCATCTTGCCTGCCAGTCGAGCGTGCCGTGCTTGCACCCGGAGCAGATAAACGGCGGGGCCAGTTCCTTATCGAGGGCCGGCCGGGTCTTCCCGAGCGCCTTCCGGAAGATATTAGCCGCCTTGCCGCCCTGGTCGCGCCTTAAGTAGGCCTCGCCGAGGAGTACCTCCCGGTAAAAACCGTCCTCCCCTTCCTGGCCGAGCCTTTCGAGTTCCTCGATGGCGTCGTCCACCATTTCGAGCCTCAGGTAAAGCCTCGCCGCGAGCAGCCTCAGATCGGTATCCCCGGGCCTTTCGCTGACGGCCGCCCTGTACTTCTCTATTATCTCCTGCGGCCTGGACTCCTTCAAGTAGAGCTCCTCGATCCTTAAGAAAAGTGCGGGGTCGGGGCGGCTGCCGTACGCCCTCTCCCATGTCTTCCTTGCGTCCGAGGCGCGTCCCTTCCTGAGTTGTATGTCGCCGAGAAGGATATGGCCCGGCACGAAGGATTCGTCGGACTTCACCAGCCCCTTCGCCTTGCCGAGCGCCTCGTCGAGTTTTTCGGCCTCCCCGGCCTCGCCATTTTTAATGGTCGCGGCCGCGCTCTCGTAGGTAAGCCCGGAAAGTATCTTATTCCCGGCGGCGCGCTCCTCCCCGTCGGAGAGGCGGCTGACGAGAGTTTTCTGGTAGTCCGCGGCCCTCTGCCACTCCCCGTTCTCCACCATCATGTCCCTGAGGCTCCCGAGAGCGTGCGGGTTACCGGGGTCGAGCGCGACTATCTCTTTAAGGGTCTCCTCCGCCTTGAACGTGTCGCCTATCTTCCCGGCATAGTCCGCAATGGCCGAGAGCACCTCGATGTTCCCGGAGTTCTTCAGGAGCAATCCCTCGAGGAGCCTCATGGCCTCCTGGGGTTTTCCGTCCTCCAGGTACGCCTCGGCGAGGCGGAAGGGTATGTCGATGTTCTTCTTATCCTGCGCGAACGCCTTTTCGAGGAGGCTTACCGCCTTTGCGGGGCTGCCCTTGAGTATCGCCGCCACACCGTCGCGGTAGTCCTTCTCCGTCCTGTCCCTCTGCTTCTTCTCCCGGCTGAGCCTCATGTCCGCTATGGCCCTCCTGGCGTCGACGAAGAGAGAGAGCAGGAAGACGAGCGCGGCGCCCAGGAAAAACCCCGCGAACACGACCACGGTAACCGGGAATACGTAGGCCCGGTCCTTCGCGATGACGAAGTTCACCTCCGCGGGATTAATCGTATGGAGGTAGAAGAAACCCCCAACGACGATTATGAGGAAAAAGAGTACAAGTTTGGAATACATGCCGATTAATGTCCGATCTCTTATTAATGTGCGGTCTTTTACGTTTTGCCCTCGGGGTTCAGTGCGAGTACGGCTCCCCCTTCATGATGGTAAAGGCCCTGTAGACCTGCTCGAAGAGGACCAGCCTCGCCAGTTCGTGCGGCATGGTCATGGCCGAGAGGGAGAGATTGGCGTCCGCCCCCTCCACGACCGTCGGGTGGAGGCCGTAGGCCCCTCCTACGATAAAGCATATCCGCTGCTTCCCGCCGGAGAGTATCCTCTCAAAAAAACCGGAAAAGCCTTTCGAGTCGAAGACCCTGCCGGTGTCCGAAAGGGCCACGATGAAGTCGCGCTTCCCGAGCTTTTTGACTATCCTCTCGGCCTCTCTCTTGAGGACGTCGACCCTGGGAGCCCCCTTAGGCGCCGGCCCCTCCTTTACCTCGATAACCTCCACCGGGGAGTACCTTCCTATCCTCTTCAGGTACTCCTCTACCCCCCGGGCTATATACCCTTTTTTAATGCCCCCGACGCAGAGGAAGACTATCTTCAATGTCTTTAAGCTCCCCCTCCCCCCCCTCCCCCCCACCCCGGGGGCGCAGGGGCCCCTTATCCGGCCTTCTTTTTCTCGTCCTTTATCGGGAGCGGTGGGGCGTCCACCCAGAGTCCTTCTATATCGTAGCGGGCCCTTACGGGCTCATGGAAGAGGTGCACCACGACGTCGCCGTAGTCCATAAGCACCCACTTGCCCATCTCTTTACCCTCGACCCCGAGCGGGCGTTTCCCTTTGGCCTTAAGCCCCTCCTCCACCGCGGAGGCCATCGTCTGGACCTGCCTCTCGGACAGGCCGCTACAGACCAGCAGGTAGTCCG
The sequence above is a segment of the Thermodesulfobacteriota bacterium genome. Coding sequences within it:
- the gpmI gene encoding 2,3-bisphosphoglycerate-independent phosphoglycerate mutase, which translates into the protein MRPLVLIVLDGWGINPKKDANATALADTPNISRLLKTYPSTKLNTSGLSVGLPDGQMGNSEVGHLTLGSGRVIFQDLTRINKSVQDGSFFENPTLNSTLTDIKERGATLHLMLLLSDGGVHSHILHLYALLGMAWERGLSRVYVHAFLDGRDTPPKSGTAYIKALLSHMGELGVGRVATVSGRYYAMDRDERWDRVKKAYDAMVHGDGVKAEDPLEALRKAYERGETDEFVHPTVITDNGKPTAVLSDGDGVIFLNFRADRARELTLALTQEEFTGFDRKKKPDLGSFTCMTEY
- a CDS encoding tetratricopeptide repeat protein, whose amino-acid sequence is MYSKLVLFFLIIVVGGFFYLHTINPAEVNFVIAKDRAYVFPVTVVVFAGFFLGAALVFLLSLFVDARRAIADMRLSREKKQRDRTEKDYRDGVAAILKGSPAKAVSLLEKAFAQDKKNIDIPFRLAEAYLEDGKPQEAMRLLEGLLLKNSGNIEVLSAIADYAGKIGDTFKAEETLKEIVALDPGNPHALGSLRDMMVENGEWQRAADYQKTLVSRLSDGEERAAGNKILSGLTYESAAATIKNGEAGEAEKLDEALGKAKGLVKSDESFVPGHILLGDIQLRKGRASDARKTWERAYGSRPDPALFLRIEELYLKESRPQEIIEKYRAAVSERPGDTDLRLLAARLYLRLEMVDDAIEELERLGQEGEDGFYREVLLGEAYLRRDQGGKAANIFRKALGKTRPALDKELAPPFICSGCKHGTLDWQARCRVCGDWNTLVMSRDTSVNSEKETVAG
- a CDS encoding 23S rRNA (pseudouridine(1915)-N(3))-methyltransferase RlmH, yielding MKIVFLCVGGIKKGYIARGVEEYLKRIGRYSPVEVIEVKEGPAPKGAPRVDVLKREAERIVKKLGKRDFIVALSDTGRVFDSKGFSGFFERILSGGKQRICFIVGGAYGLHPTVVEGADANLSLSAMTMPHELARLVLFEQVYRAFTIMKGEPYSH
- the rsfS gene encoding ribosome silencing factor; the protein is MCPRGWRNISSGKVSISKARKKQEKKDRRERKLDSRKKALEIAKLVGGKKAEGVVILNISKLSSVSDYLLVCSGLSERQVQTMASAVEEGLKAKGKRPLGVEGKEMGKWVLMDYGDVVVHLFHEPVRARYDIEGLWVDAPPLPIKDEKKKAG